The following coding sequences are from one Bufo bufo chromosome 2, aBufBuf1.1, whole genome shotgun sequence window:
- the CKS2 gene encoding cyclin-dependent kinases regulatory subunit 2, whose product MSFKNIYYSDKYTDEKYEYRHVMLPKDLAKQVPKTHLMSEEEWRRLGVQQSLGWVHYMIHEPEPHILLFRRPLPKDQQK is encoded by the exons ATGTCTTTTAAAAATATCTATTATTCCGACAAATACACGGATGAGAAGTACGAGTACAG GCATGTCATGCTGCCAAAAGATCTGGCAAAACAAGTGCCAAAAACACATTTGATGTCTGAAGAAGAGTGGAGAAGGCTTGGAGTTCAGCAGAGCCTTGGCTGGGTTCATTATATGATCCATGAACCAG AACCTCACATACTGCTTTTCAGAAGACCGCTTCCAAAAGATCAACAGAAATGA